The Oryzias melastigma strain HK-1 unplaced genomic scaffold, ASM292280v2 sc00247, whole genome shotgun sequence genome contains a region encoding:
- the fbl gene encoding rRNA 2'-O-methyltransferase fibrillarin — protein MKPGFSPRGDRGGRGGGRGGGRGGFGDRGGRGGFGDRGGRGGFRGGRGGSFRSPDGGGFRGRGGGRGTPRGRGGRGGGRGGFGGGKKVVIEPHRHEGVFICRGKEDALVTKNMVVGESVYGEKRMSVEEGDTKIEYRAWNPFRSKLAAAILGGVDQIHIKPGTKVMYLGAASGTTVSHVSDIVGPDGLVYAVEFSHRSGRDLLNVAKKRTNIIPIIEDARHPHKYRMLVGMVDVIFADVAQPDQTRIVALNAHNFLKNGGHFVISIKANCIDSTAAPEAVFASEVKKMSAENMKPQEQLTLEPYERDHAVVVGIYRPPPKQKK, from the exons ATGAAGCCAG GATTCAGTCCCCGTggagacagaggaggaagaggtggAGGACgaggtggaggaagaggagggttcGGTGAccgtggaggaagaggagggttcGGCGACCGTGGAGGAAGAGGCGGGTTCAGAGGTGGACGAG GGGGAAGTTTCAGGTCCCCCGACGGTGGAGGGTTTCGGGGACGCGGGGGCGGCAGAGGAACCCCAagaggacgaggaggaagaggaggaggccgTGGAGGATTCGGAGGAGGGAAGAAGGTGGTGATAGAGCCACACAGACATGAAG GGGTGTTTATCTGCAGAGGGAAGGAGGACGCCCTGGTCACCAAAAACATGGTGGTGGGAGAGTCGGTGTACGGAGAGAAGAGGATGAGCGTGGAG GAGGGGGATACTAAGATTGAGTACAGAGCCTGGAATCCTTTCCGCTCCAAGCTAGCAGCTGCAATTCTTGGAGGAGTTGACCAGATTCACATCAAGCCGGGGACCAAGGTCATGTACCTCGGAGCTGCATCAGGCACCACGGTGTCCCATGTCTCTGACATCGTCGGGCCA gaCGGGCTGGTCTACGCAGTGGAATTCTCCCACCGATCTGGCCGTGACCTCCTCAATGTGGCAAAGAAACGCACCAACATCATCCCCATCATTGAAGACGCCCGCCATCCGCACAAGTACCGCATGCTTGTTG GCATGGTGGACGTGATCTTTGCTGATGTCGCTCAGCCCGACCAGACCAGAATCGTCGCCCTTAATGCTCACAACTTCCTGAAGAATGGCGGACACTTTGTCATCTCCATAAAG GCCAACTGCATCGACTCCACGGCAGCTCCAGAGGCTGTGTTTGCTTCAGAAGTGAAGAAGATGAGCGCAGAGAACATGAAGCCCCAGGAGCAGCTCACCCTGGAGCCCTACGAGAGGGACCACGCTGTAGTGGTGGGCATCTACAG
- the LOC112139474 gene encoding helicase SKI2W-like, with product MKRPVPLEHHLYTGNSTKTQKEMFLLLDATGNFLTKGYYAAVDAKKERTSKHAQTFGTKNTSQNTTASQDRSVWLALLHFLSQRQQTPVVAFTFSRARCDDNARSLESMDLTTSIEKAEIHSFFQKSLSRLRGGDRQLPQVHPQKYSLWRSLSVFYVLYP from the exons ATGAAGAGACCCGTCCCTCTGGAGCATCACCTGTACACCGGGAACAGCACCAAGACCCAGAAGGAGATGTTCCTGCTGCTGGACGCCACCGGGAATTTCCTCACCAAAGG gtATTACGCAGCCGTCGATGCCAAGAAGGAGCGAACCAGCAAACACGCCCAAACGTTTGGGACAAAGAACACCTCTCAGAACACGACGGCGAGTCAG GACCGGTCCGTGTGGCTGGCGCTCCTCCACTTCCTGTCCCAGCGGCAGCAGACCCCCGTGGTGGCCTTCACCTTCTCCCGGGCGCGGTGCGATGATAACGCTCGCTCGCTGGAGTCCATGGACCTGACCACCTCCATCGAGAAGGCGGAGATCCACTCCTTCTTCCAGAAGAGCCTCAGCCGCCTGCGGGGGGGCGACCGCCAGCTGCCGCAGGTACACCCCCAGAAATACTCGTTATGGAggagtttgtctgttttttatgttctctATCCATAA